A stretch of the Nicotiana tabacum cultivar K326 chromosome 6, ASM71507v2, whole genome shotgun sequence genome encodes the following:
- the LOC107819291 gene encoding mitogen-activated protein kinase kinase 9, with product MALVRERRQLNLRLPLPEPSERRPRFPLPLPPSSISTTNSTANTTTTTAPTTTISISELEKLKVLGHGNGGTVYKVRHKRTSAIYALKVVHGDSDPEVRRQILREISILRRTDSPYVIKCHGVIDMPGGDIGILMEYMNVGTLESLLKSQATFTELSLAKIAKQVLSGLDYLHNHKIIHRDLKPSNLLVNREMEVKIADFGVSKIMCRTLDPCNSYVGTCAYMSPERFDPDTYGVNYNGYAADIWSLGLTLMELYMGHFPFLPPGQRPDWATLMCAICFGEPPSLPEGTSENFRDFIECCLQKESSKRWSAQQLLQHPFILSIDLKST from the coding sequence ATGGCCTTAGTACGAGAACGTCGACAGCTCAATCTCCGACTTCCCTTACCGGAGCCCTCCGAACGCCGCCCTCGTTTCCCCTTACCCCTCCCTCCTTCTTCCATCTCCACCACCAACTCCACCGCTAACACCACCACCACAACTGCTCCCACCACTACTATCTCCATCTCGGAACTCGAAAAGCTTAAGGTTCTCGGTCACGGAAACGGCGGAACTGTGTACAAAGTCCGCCACAAACGCACATCCGCAATCTACGCTCTCAAAGTTGTTCACGGCGATAGCGACCCCGAGGTTCGCCGTCAGATCCTCCGTGAAATCTCTATCCTTCGCCGGACGGATTCTCCCTACGTCATCAAGTGTCACGGTGTCATCGACATGCCCGGCGGTGACATCGGTATCCTTATGGAGTACATGAACGTCGGCACACTCGAAAGTCTTTTAAAATCACAAGCAACTTTCACCGAACTGAGCTTAGCAAAAATCGCTAAGCAAGTACTTAGTGGACTCGACTACTTACACAATCACAAAATCATTCATAGAGATTTAAAACCTTCGAACCTTCTAGTAAATCGCGAGATGGAAGTGAAAATCGCCGATTTCGGAGTGAGTAAAATCATGTGCAGGACTTTAGATCCTTGCAATTCATACGTTGGAACTTGTGCTTATATGAGCCCAGAAAGGTTTGATCCAGACACTTATGGAGTTAACTACAACGGTTACGCAGCTGATATTTGGAGTTTGGGCTTGACTTTAATGGAACTATATATGGGCCACTTTCCGTTCCTGCCACCGGGTCAGAGACCGGACTGGGCTACACTAATGTGCGCCATATGCTTCGGTGAGCCGCCCAGTTTGCCGGAAGGGACGTCGGAAAATTTCAGAGATTTTATCGAGTGTTGTTTACAGAAAGAATCCAGTAAAAGGTGGAGCGCTCAGCAACTTTTGCAACATCCGTTTATACTGAGCATCGATTTGAAGTCCACGTAA